Below is a genomic region from Cloeon dipterum chromosome 2, ieCloDipt1.1, whole genome shotgun sequence.
atctTATGACTTTCTTTCTTAATTAACATGTTTAAATCATCTCCACATACATATCATACCATTCTTTACATATACATGTTCAACCAGCTTatgcaaataattactttCAGCCCGCACAAGCACATAATGATTAAAAGCCGAAACAAAACATTCACATTTATCCCACCTTTGCAGCCAAGATAATTTATTCGGGATGTCTGCCATGCAACGTTTGTACTCTGACGACAACTTCCAACACAAGGGGAATCCTACTAACATGGAGCCCTGCCAAAACACGGAAGGTAACTTCACAGCTTCTGAGCACCAGCAATTGCAAGCCAGGTGCTCTTCAGCTAGAGGTAAATGTTCTTCATTTCAAGTATTGTCGCCATTTAATTACATGTCTATTACAGCATCAATTGCAACTTGTGAGAGGGCAATTAAAACATTCTACCGCAGACTTGACAACATTCGAGCTGACCTGTCCAACAAACAAGTTGACTACGCCGGAAAGTTCCGTGAAATTGATCAAGTACAAAGAGAGATCAACGCCATGTACAGGAAACAGCGCGGGAGGAGCTGGTTGGGCTCGATGCCCGTGTAAAGTTGCACCAGATGCAATGAGACACTTTGAGAGGCAGTTGACCTCAAAGGGAGGCGCATGTCGAGGTGCACCCTTCAAATAATAGTGCACTCattctgtttcaaaatttttgataaattttctttttctcggTATGAAACTAATTATTACCATACGGGATGTTTCTGATTTGCACATGTGTAAAGGCTTATAGGCAATTGTATCACACActttcttataaatttataaatatttgtagctCTTTTCATCGGAATGCAACCCGGGTAGTGTACCACCattgaattcaataaaacattgtttttcaaaattcacttcCCTATTCTCATTTAATGACAGCCACCAATTCCAGTTTTATATACCACAACCTCCAAAAACCCactcgaaaaaaaataaatccaagaCAAAAGCATGCAACTACAAAAGGATTGGCACCACTAGCcgacaatttacaataaaaatgatcgaaAATAATCTTCCTGCATTACAAAGCAAACCACACACTTTACAAGAATGATCACCCCGTCTATTAGTTGAAGATCGGTCTCCTTCTCTTTGGCACTGGGCCTCTTGCACATGCAGCCAATTTCGCCAACTCTAACCTAAAAGATAATTCATATATCAGTCTCACtatacaatttaataattgctttttattactGCCAGTCCTCCACAAGAATTTGCAGTGATTGCCGAACTGCAACATATGATAGCTCGGGCACACTTCCTGGAAGATGATCCTCTGTTtcactgaaaataataattttcaattacataaattttctcagcaaCATCAATACATACCTGCTGCCAACTGGCATTGTCTGTTCCTTCGGGCTGTCAAACTCTAAAAAGATGTCCTGGTCAGAGTCCGAATCTTCGCTGCTCAGGTCATCCGTCAATTTGGAATCAACGTCCGAACTCTGTTGTTTGGCTTCAGTTGGCTTCTCCAACGCGCACTCTTCCGCAGCATCAGTGTCTTCCATCTCCCTACTGATTGTGAACAAtataatttccatattttgatAACTTCACTCATTGGGCCACAAAAACACAatgaaaaacttcaaaaatatttctgtctCCATAACTACTCacaacacacaacacacaatgAGGCTTCGGCTGCATGGTCTCACCAACTATGATTGTAACTCTTGGCACGGGATACACAACTTTCACCAGCTGCAATTTGGTCCTTCACGGCACCGACACATTTATCTAACTCAACCCGGACACGATTTGTCACAAAATTTGTCTTGTAAATGTGTCACAAAATAACGCATGAATCAtctattgcaaaataaaaattaaatttgcgggCTGCAATGCATCTCTGTTCTTcacattattttaacaaattcaaagctttaaaattatcaataaacgAGTCATGTGTCCACACATAACCAAGAGATTTGCAACTTGAAGGTCGCTAAGTTAGCCACTGATTTGAACACTTGTTTAGCGCCATCCATCGCCATCAATATTAAAGGAAACAGTGCCGCGTGTTTGGCCGCTATTTTAGCCGCTGGTTTAACCGCTAAATTGCCGACAAAATTAGCAGCTTGACCCACCGCGCCCAACAATAACTTGAGCATGACCCAAACAACACATTTAAAGATGAGAAACATGCCAATAATTGCTTCTATAGCTGCATCGCTTTCTGGACAACCTCCAAGCCACCCCGTGAAAACACCCTCTCCAGGCATCTTACAATAGTTACTCACCCTCCAGCAACACCAATCAGTTATCCCCCTTCACATCActacacaaacacaaaacttTCACGCCCCCAGATAGGGCAAAAACAACACAAAACACATCATAAACACAATTTACCACGCTTATGAGGCACACTTTAAACAGCAACTATGGCGGCCAAACAATCTTTAA
It encodes:
- the LOC135937247 gene encoding uncharacterized protein LOC135937247; this translates as MEIILFTISREMEDTDAAEECALEKPTEAKQQSSDVDSKLTDDLSSEDSDSDQDIFLEFDSPKEQTMPVGSSETEDHLPGSVPELSYVAVRQSLQILVEDWQLELAKLAACARGPVPKRRRPIFN